The genomic DNA ATTTGTGCATACATATAATGGGAATATCCGACTGCTTTTAGTAAAAAGCATCCCGGTTTTGCTATTTTTGTTTTAAAGTAACTTTTTTAAAAGAGAATCGCGGTTTTCGCCTATATATAGGGTAGAGGGAACTTTTTATATAAGGAGGAAATACCGATGTATTTAAACGACAGAAATACGACACCTGAGCTCCTGCATTACAGAACACTCGAAAGACGGCTTGTATTCGATAAGGGGAATTTGAGGATTTATGAGAACGGCTTTCTCGGAGAGTGTTTATACGATAAACTCTTTGACGAAGTCGGGCATGATAATCTTTATATTTTCCGTGACGTTTATCTTACTGCAGGAAAAAGCGGCGCACAGTATGACAGTATTATTATTTCCGGCGACAATGTAACGGTAAATGAAATTAAAAATTACAGCGGAGAGTACTCTTTTACAGACGGGCGGCTCGTTAAAAATAATGAAGTTGTGCCGGACAATCCGTTTACCCAGGTCGACCGTGCAGTAAGCAAACTGTACCGCATATTCAGGGGATTGAGCGGGAGAGTGCCTGTTGAAATAACCGGAAAAGTCATATTCCCAAACGATGACTTCAGACTGTATTCCGAAGATCACTCCATCTGGAAGAATGTCGTCATCCGTATGGACATGAAGAAATACTTCAGACAGTTTAAAGGCACATACAACACTGACCGTGCTGACCGGATCATCTCACTCATCCGGGCGAACATGACTCCAAATCCGTATTTTAACGGCAGTCCGGATACGGCCCGGGTCAAAAAAGGACTGTATTGCGGAGAGTGCGGCGGATTTGAGCTGAAGAAAGGGAGATTCCAGTTAACATGTACAAAGTGCGGTACAATAGAAAGCAATGAAACACATCTGCTTCGAGCCATGAGTGATCATAAATTTTTATATTACAATCAGCCGATGACCAAACGGTCATTACTGGAGCTTATAGATTGCGAGCTTCACAATATTACAGTATTGCGTGCACTTCAGAAACATTGTGATGTAACGAAGAAGGGAAGGCAAACCTCATATCTGTTTAAATACTACGATTATGATGATGCGATTAAAAACGTGCGGAAATTCCAAAGATATAAAGATAAATCCGGAGAATTTATTTAGAAGCAGTGATTGGACGGCTCCAAAGTAACAATGAGCGCTCTTCATAGTAACGGAGCGGCCCCAAAGTAACAATGAGCGCTCTTCATAGTAACGGAGCGACCCCAAAGTAACAATGAGCGCTCTTCATAGTAACGGAGCGGCCCCAAAGTAACAATGAGCGCTCTTCATAGTAACGGAGCGGCCCCAAAGTAACAATGAGCGCTCTTCATTGTTACACAAGACCCGACGACCCGTCACGACACCTGCGCCATGCTCTCAAAACGCATGACGCCGCACTAAAACCCATCACCTTTTTATATATATATTTTACAACAAAAATGATATGATAATTATAAGTGCCAAAGCTAAGGAGAGAAAACAAATTATGAATGAACAGACTAAACAAGTGTTTGAAACTGAGTGGGGCGGTCGCCCGCTTATTATAGAGTACGGGGAAATGGCTAAGCAGGCGAGTGGTTCTGTACTTGTACGTTACGGCGATACAGTAGTACTCTCTACAGCAACAGCGTCGAAAGAACCGAAGAACATCGGTTTCTTCCCGTTAACAGTAGCTTACGAAGAGAAGATGTACGCAGCAGGGAAAGTCCCGGGCGGCTTTAACAAGCGTGAAGGGCGTCCGAGTGAAGATGCTACGCTGACGAGCCGTTTAATCGACAGACCGATTCGTCCGTTATTCCCGGACGGTTACCGTCACGATGTACAGGTAATGTCGATGGTACTATCTGTCGACAATGATGCTTCTCCGCAAATGGCAGCAATGCTCGGATCTTCAATGGCGCTAAGCGTATCGGATATTCCGTTTGACGGACCGATTGCTGGTGTTACTGTAGGTTTAATCGACGGGGAGTTTATCATCAACCCGACAACTGAACAGCTCGAACAGTCGGAGCTTGAACTTCAGGTTGCGGGTACTTACGATGCGGTAAACATGGTTGAAGCAGCGGCACAGGAAGTTCCTGAAGATATTATGTTACAGGCGATTCTTTTCGGTCACAAAAACATTCAGGAGCTTGTTCAGTTCCAGAACGAAATTATTGAACAGATCAATCCTCTCAAACGTGAAGTGACAATCGAACAGATTAACGAAGAGTACCGCGCACAGATTACAGCACAGGCTGAAGCGATGGATCTTTACGCTAAGATTCAGGAAAATGATAAACAGACACGCGAAGAAAATATTACTGCGGTGAAGCAGAGCATTATCGACAGTATCGACGAAGATGCTGAGGACTACGACTTATTAGTTGCGGATGCATCAACAGTATTCGACGATCTTGTTAAAGCTGAAGTGCGCCGTCTGATTACTGACGATAAAGTACGTCCTGACGGCCGTGAGCCTGCGGAAATCCGTCCGTTAAATTCACAGGTTGGATTACTGCCGCGTACACACGGTTCTGCGTTATTTACACGCGGGCAGACTCAGGCGTTATCTGTAGCAACACTCGGCGGTCTTGGTGAACACCAGATTATCGACGGGCTCGGCGTTGAAGAGAACAAACGCTACATGCACCACTATAACTTCCCGAACTTCTCAGTCGGTGAAACTGGTCCGATCCGCGGACCGGGACGCCGCGAAATCGGTCACGGTGCATTAGGAGAACGTGCATTACTGCAGGTTATTCCAAACGAAACGGAATTCCCGTACACAATCCGTGTCGTATCTGAAGTACTTGAATCAAACGGTTCATCTTCACAGGCATCAATCTGCGGATCGACACTTGCGTTAATGGATGCTGGTGTACCGATTAAAGCACCGGTTGCAGGTATCGCAATGGGTCTTGTTAAAAAAGGTGAGAATTACACAATTCTTTCCGACATCCAGGGCATGGAAGATGCGCTTGGAGACATGGACTTTAAAGTAGCAGGTACACCGAAAGGTATTACTGCAATTCAGATGGACATTAAAATCGACGGCCTGAGCAAATCTATTCTGGAGGAAGCTCTGGAACAGGCGCGCATCGGACGTCTGCACATTTTAGAAAATATGCTTGCAACAATCGACACGCCGCGCAGCGAATTATCAGCACATGCGCCGAAAGTTGAAGTAATGCATATTAAACCTGCGAAGATCCGCGACGTTATCGGACCGGGTGGTAAGAAAATCAACGAAATTATCGACGAAACAGGCGTTAAACTGGACATCGAACAGGATGGTACTGTGTACATCGGTTCAAGCGACCAGGATGCCATCAAAGCAGCGCGTAAAATTATCGAAGATATTACACGCGAAGCGGAAGTCGGCGAAATCTACGAAGGTGAAGTACGCCGTATCGAGA from Jeotgalicoccus saudimassiliensis includes the following:
- a CDS encoding nuclease-related domain-containing protein codes for the protein MYLNDRNTTPELLHYRTLERRLVFDKGNLRIYENGFLGECLYDKLFDEVGHDNLYIFRDVYLTAGKSGAQYDSIIISGDNVTVNEIKNYSGEYSFTDGRLVKNNEVVPDNPFTQVDRAVSKLYRIFRGLSGRVPVEITGKVIFPNDDFRLYSEDHSIWKNVVIRMDMKKYFRQFKGTYNTDRADRIISLIRANMTPNPYFNGSPDTARVKKGLYCGECGGFELKKGRFQLTCTKCGTIESNETHLLRAMSDHKFLYYNQPMTKRSLLELIDCELHNITVLRALQKHCDVTKKGRQTSYLFKYYDYDDAIKNVRKFQRYKDKSGEFI
- the pnp gene encoding polyribonucleotide nucleotidyltransferase, with the translated sequence MNEQTKQVFETEWGGRPLIIEYGEMAKQASGSVLVRYGDTVVLSTATASKEPKNIGFFPLTVAYEEKMYAAGKVPGGFNKREGRPSEDATLTSRLIDRPIRPLFPDGYRHDVQVMSMVLSVDNDASPQMAAMLGSSMALSVSDIPFDGPIAGVTVGLIDGEFIINPTTEQLEQSELELQVAGTYDAVNMVEAAAQEVPEDIMLQAILFGHKNIQELVQFQNEIIEQINPLKREVTIEQINEEYRAQITAQAEAMDLYAKIQENDKQTREENITAVKQSIIDSIDEDAEDYDLLVADASTVFDDLVKAEVRRLITDDKVRPDGREPAEIRPLNSQVGLLPRTHGSALFTRGQTQALSVATLGGLGEHQIIDGLGVEENKRYMHHYNFPNFSVGETGPIRGPGRREIGHGALGERALLQVIPNETEFPYTIRVVSEVLESNGSSSQASICGSTLALMDAGVPIKAPVAGIAMGLVKKGENYTILSDIQGMEDALGDMDFKVAGTPKGITAIQMDIKIDGLSKSILEEALEQARIGRLHILENMLATIDTPRSELSAHAPKVEVMHIKPAKIRDVIGPGGKKINEIIDETGVKLDIEQDGTVYIGSSDQDAIKAARKIIEDITREAEVGEIYEGEVRRIEKFGAFVQLFPGKDALVHISQLDTSRVNKVEDIVKEGDKMRVKVTEIDRQGRVNASRKVLLEAAKENKED